The proteins below come from a single Anguilla rostrata isolate EN2019 chromosome 3, ASM1855537v3, whole genome shotgun sequence genomic window:
- the LOC135251311 gene encoding transmembrane protein 161A-like isoform X1: MALMGVQLVVSLLAASVMQRMAPHLSFARWLLCNGSLLRFKHPSEEQLCALAGKQAPRPNRRDRRQNGPAESKPLTVPRDIELHLEATPVGVLDALVLRFFLEYQWLVDFAVYAMGVYLFTEGYYCALDAGKEVNIGAIWCVLTIFFCLKTLYTLMSHYFRSEEGGERSVCLAFGFLFLLVAMLVLVVREDYLEFGLEPGFASLFENLESFAKQQGYMWSVPVTKLSVKLALATVCAFIGALLAFPGLRLAQTHLDAVEMNEGRPVMKILLHISFLSPVLVLMLWVKPIARDFLANAPMGKTTVTLIPSSTFSSVRLWAVVALCLLRLALTRCHLQAYLHLAQKWVEQMRREAGRIPAIDIQRKVTRVFCYLSVVTLQYLTPILLLLFSTLALKSLGDFSWGLVPDVPGVSPVEAGFPAVAPPPPAAGEAEGGAEAEDEVAAAVAQLLESLSALRSIVSPVFCRGLFAFLTWWVAACQVISSLFGVYFHQYLIGN; this comes from the exons atg gccctgaTGGGGGTGCAgctggtggtcagcctcctggCGGCCAGCGTCATGCAGAGGATGGCCCCTCACCTGTCCTTCGCACGCTGGCTCCTATGCAACGGCAG tctCCTTCGTTTTAAGCACCCATCAGAGGAGCAGCTGTGCGCTCTGGCTGGAAAGCAGGCGCCGAGGCCGAACCGCAGAGACAG GCGACAGAACGGGCCGGCGGAGAGCAAGCCGCTGACGGTGCCCAGGGACATCGAGCTCCACCTGGAGGCCACGCCCGTGGGGGTCCTGGACGCTCTGG TGCTACGCTTCTTCCTGGAGTACCAGTGGCTGGTGGACTTTGCCGTGTACGCCATGGGGGTGTACCTGTTCACTGAGGGGTACTACTGCGCCCTGGACGCCGGCAAGGAGGTCAACATCGGCGCCATCTGGTGCGTGCTGACCATCTTCTTCTGCCT GAAGACCCTGTACACCCTGATGAGCCACTACTTCCGCTCAGAGGAGGGCGGCGAGCGCTCGGTGTGCCTGGCCTtcggcttcctcttcctgctggtggccatgctggtgctggtggtgcGGGAGGACTACCTGGAGTTCGGCCTGGAGCCGG GCTTTGCTAGTCTGTTTGAGAACCTGGAGAGTTTTGCCAAACAGCAAGGCTACATGTGGTC GGTTCCGGTCACCAAGCTGTCCGTCAAGCTGGCTTTGGCGACCGTCTGCGCTTTCATTGGTGCCCTGCTCGCCTTCCCCGGCCTCCGATTGGCCCAGACCCACCTGGACGCGGTCGAAATGAACGAGGGCCGACCGGTCATGAA aatcctcctgcACATCAGCTTCCTGTCCCCCGTGTTGGTTCTGATGCTGTGGGTGAAGCCAATCGCTCGAGACTTCCTGGCGAACGCACCAATGGGAAAGACGACCGTCACCCT CATCCCCAGTTCCACCTTTAGCAGCGTGCGGCTGTGGGCGGTGGTGGCGCTCTGCCTCCTGAGGCTGGCGCTGACGCGCTGCCACCTGCAGGCCTACCTCCACCTGGCGCAGAAGTGGGTGGAGCAGATGAGGAGGGAGGCGGGCCGCATCCCCGCCATCGACATCCAGCGCaag gtgACGCGAGTGTTCTGTTACCTGTCCGTGGTCACCCTGCAGTACCTGACCCCTATCCTGCTCCTGCTCTTCTCTACACTCGCTCTTAAATCGCTGG gtgaCTTCTCCTGGGGCCTGGTCCCCGATGTGCCGGGCGTGTCTCCGGTGGAGGCGGGGTTTCCCgcggtggctccgccccctccggcGGCGGGGGAAgcggagggcggggccgaggcgGAGGACGAGGTGGCGGCGGCCGTGGCGCAGCTGCTGGAGTCTCTGAGCGCGCTCCGTTCGATCGTCTCGCCCGTGTTCTGCCGGGGCCTCTTCGCCTTCCTCACCTGGTGGGTGGCGGCCTGTCAGGTGATCAGCAGCCTGTTCGGGGTCTACTTCCACCAGTACCTCATTGGTAACTGA
- the slc25a42 gene encoding mitochondrial coenzyme A transporter SLC25A42 isoform X1, translated as MGNGVQEHQGPRALAQGEVLPRPPAVQSEGFKQSHTMVTSLLSGAFAGAVAKTTVAPLDRTKIIFQVSSNRFSAKEAYRLIYRTYLQDGFLSLWRGNSATMVRVIPYAAIQFCAHEQYKRLLGEYYGFQGKALPPLPRLLAGSLAGTTAAMITYPLDMVRARMAVTPKEMYSNIMHVFVRISREEGLKTLYRGFTPTILGVIPYAGLSFFTYETLKKLHAERSGRSQPYSYERLAFGACAGLIGQSASYPLDVVRRRMQTAGVTGHTYGSIAGTMRDIVAEEGLVRGLYKGLSMNWVKGPVAVGVSFTTFDLTHILLRKLQQRGYFPW; from the exons ggctTTAAGCAGAGCCATACGATGGTCACGTCTCTGCTTTCTGGGGCCTTCGCCGGCGCTGTGGCCAAAACTACCGTGGCTCCTCTGGACCGAACCAAAATCATCTTCCAAG TGTCTTCAAACAGATTCTCTGCTAAG gaagcGTACCGGCTGATCTACCGCACCTACCTGCAGGACGGCTTCCTCAGCCTGTGGAGGGGCAACTCGGCCACCATGGTGCGGGTCATCCCCTACGCCGCCATCCAGTTCTGCGCCCACGAGCAGTACAAGCGGCTCCTGGGCGAGTACTACGGCTTCCAGGGGAA GGCCCTGCCGCCGTTGCCGCGGTTACTCGCCGGGTCGTTGGCGGGCACCACGGCCGCCATGATCACCTACCCTCTGGACATGGTCCGAGCCAGGATGGCGGTGACACCCAAGGAAAT gtacAGTAACATCATGCACGTCTTCGTGCGGATCTCCCGGGAGGAGGGGCTTAAGACCCTGTACCGCGGGTTCACCCCCACCATCCTGGGGGTCATCCCGTACGCCGGCCTCAGCTTCTTCACCTACGAGACGCTCAAGAAGCTGCACGCAG agcgcagtgggcggagccagccGTACTCGTACGAGCGGCTGGCGTTCGGCGCGTGCGCGGGCCTGATCGGCCAGTCGGCCTCGTACCCGCTGGACGTGGTGCGGCGGCGGATGCAGACGGCGGGCGTGACGGGGCACACGTACGGCAGCATCGCGGGCACCATGCGCGACATCGTGGCGGAGGAGGGCCTGGTGCGCGGGCTCTACAAGGGCCTGAGCATGAACTGGGTCAAGGGCCCCGTCGCCGTGGGCGTCAGCTTCACCACCTTCGACCTGACGCACATCCTGCTGCGCAAGCTGCAGCAGCGCGGCTACTTCCCCTGGtag
- the LOC135251311 gene encoding transmembrane protein 161A-like isoform X2 yields MGVQLVVSLLAASVMQRMAPHLSFARWLLCNGSLLRFKHPSEEQLCALAGKQAPRPNRRDRRQNGPAESKPLTVPRDIELHLEATPVGVLDALVLRFFLEYQWLVDFAVYAMGVYLFTEGYYCALDAGKEVNIGAIWCVLTIFFCLKTLYTLMSHYFRSEEGGERSVCLAFGFLFLLVAMLVLVVREDYLEFGLEPGFASLFENLESFAKQQGYMWSVPVTKLSVKLALATVCAFIGALLAFPGLRLAQTHLDAVEMNEGRPVMKILLHISFLSPVLVLMLWVKPIARDFLANAPMGKTTVTLIPSSTFSSVRLWAVVALCLLRLALTRCHLQAYLHLAQKWVEQMRREAGRIPAIDIQRKVTRVFCYLSVVTLQYLTPILLLLFSTLALKSLGDFSWGLVPDVPGVSPVEAGFPAVAPPPPAAGEAEGGAEAEDEVAAAVAQLLESLSALRSIVSPVFCRGLFAFLTWWVAACQVISSLFGVYFHQYLIGN; encoded by the exons aTGGGGGTGCAgctggtggtcagcctcctggCGGCCAGCGTCATGCAGAGGATGGCCCCTCACCTGTCCTTCGCACGCTGGCTCCTATGCAACGGCAG tctCCTTCGTTTTAAGCACCCATCAGAGGAGCAGCTGTGCGCTCTGGCTGGAAAGCAGGCGCCGAGGCCGAACCGCAGAGACAG GCGACAGAACGGGCCGGCGGAGAGCAAGCCGCTGACGGTGCCCAGGGACATCGAGCTCCACCTGGAGGCCACGCCCGTGGGGGTCCTGGACGCTCTGG TGCTACGCTTCTTCCTGGAGTACCAGTGGCTGGTGGACTTTGCCGTGTACGCCATGGGGGTGTACCTGTTCACTGAGGGGTACTACTGCGCCCTGGACGCCGGCAAGGAGGTCAACATCGGCGCCATCTGGTGCGTGCTGACCATCTTCTTCTGCCT GAAGACCCTGTACACCCTGATGAGCCACTACTTCCGCTCAGAGGAGGGCGGCGAGCGCTCGGTGTGCCTGGCCTtcggcttcctcttcctgctggtggccatgctggtgctggtggtgcGGGAGGACTACCTGGAGTTCGGCCTGGAGCCGG GCTTTGCTAGTCTGTTTGAGAACCTGGAGAGTTTTGCCAAACAGCAAGGCTACATGTGGTC GGTTCCGGTCACCAAGCTGTCCGTCAAGCTGGCTTTGGCGACCGTCTGCGCTTTCATTGGTGCCCTGCTCGCCTTCCCCGGCCTCCGATTGGCCCAGACCCACCTGGACGCGGTCGAAATGAACGAGGGCCGACCGGTCATGAA aatcctcctgcACATCAGCTTCCTGTCCCCCGTGTTGGTTCTGATGCTGTGGGTGAAGCCAATCGCTCGAGACTTCCTGGCGAACGCACCAATGGGAAAGACGACCGTCACCCT CATCCCCAGTTCCACCTTTAGCAGCGTGCGGCTGTGGGCGGTGGTGGCGCTCTGCCTCCTGAGGCTGGCGCTGACGCGCTGCCACCTGCAGGCCTACCTCCACCTGGCGCAGAAGTGGGTGGAGCAGATGAGGAGGGAGGCGGGCCGCATCCCCGCCATCGACATCCAGCGCaag gtgACGCGAGTGTTCTGTTACCTGTCCGTGGTCACCCTGCAGTACCTGACCCCTATCCTGCTCCTGCTCTTCTCTACACTCGCTCTTAAATCGCTGG gtgaCTTCTCCTGGGGCCTGGTCCCCGATGTGCCGGGCGTGTCTCCGGTGGAGGCGGGGTTTCCCgcggtggctccgccccctccggcGGCGGGGGAAgcggagggcggggccgaggcgGAGGACGAGGTGGCGGCGGCCGTGGCGCAGCTGCTGGAGTCTCTGAGCGCGCTCCGTTCGATCGTCTCGCCCGTGTTCTGCCGGGGCCTCTTCGCCTTCCTCACCTGGTGGGTGGCGGCCTGTCAGGTGATCAGCAGCCTGTTCGGGGTCTACTTCCACCAGTACCTCATTGGTAACTGA